In Bacteroidota bacterium, the genomic window AGTTATTGTCCGTCTCCGTGGTAATCCCGGTGACATTCGCCAGGGCTTTACCTTAATTTCCTTTTCACTTACTTAACCACCAGTTTCTCCTTTCCCTTTATCTCTTCTCCATCCATTATTACACATATGTAGGTTCCGGCAGGAAGGCCATTTAAGTTTACCTGTACATTGCGCTGCTGGTTTATCAACCTATGCATTACTTCTTTTCCGTCAATGGAGAATAATGAAATGTGGGCATCTTTACCAAAATCCGCATCAAATTCAAACATGGCGGTATGGGATGCAGGGTTTGGAATTATGCTAAAGCCAGCCATATTTATTTGAGTTTCAGAAATGCCTACAGCTTCAATTTCAATTTTCCTTGTATGTGTATCTTTCCCGCAATCATTTTCAGCTGTTAACTCCACCGTATATGTTCCAGGGCTGCTGTAGGTATAGGTTGGGCTTGAATCATCTGAAGAATTCCCATCGCCAAAATCCCAGCTAAAACTTTTGGAGCGCTCAGAGCGGTTGTTAAAAGTAACTTTTAGCCCATTTGTTGAATAGTCAAAATCAGCATCTGGCGATGGGCAGGAGAGGTTGATTACTTTTGATTTTAAAGCCTCGCCACATTCATTTTTTGCTGTTAAGACAACTGTATAACCCGAAGCATCACTATAGGTATGGCTTGGGTTTTCAGAAGTGGAAGAATTGCCATCGCCAAAGGCCCAGTGATAAGAATCAGCATTTTTAGATTGATTTTTGAAATGAACCGTTAAGGCATCAATGCTAACTGTAAAGTTAGGGGCAGGGAAAGTGCAGCTTACGCGAATGTTTTTTGAAATTTCTTTCTCCCCACAATCGTTTCTGACAGTTAGTTTTACAGTATATTCACCATGTGATGCATAAGTATGTTGTGGATTTTCTGAACCTGAGGTATTTCCATCGCCAAAATCCCATTGAAAGGAGTCGGCATCCTTTGTCTCATTTGTAAAGCTTACTTTCAGGCCATCCCCGCTGTATGAGAAATTGGGTTCCGGTGCAGGGCATTTATATACGATTACTAGCTTTGGCCGCCTGGAAGCATTCTCATTATCACTGGAAGCAAAGTTAATCCTGCGGTAATAGTTCTCGTTCTTTAACCTAATCATAAATCCATGGGAAGTAGAAGGTTCCTCCAGCTTTTTC contains:
- a CDS encoding PKD domain-containing protein, whose protein sequence is MIINKLQQEQNRKVAAELIDEEKMKTIKILVAIALLPLMAVCQKTLTLQPGPGDGKDALVHELQSERNVNYGDNPQFAAMAWTFQGDPGVIRSLIDFDLREIPEGPEIISAKLSFYAIDKQTADNGLGRHSELSGDNSWLILRITEQWEENSVKWNNKPATTNDGAIEMPGTSSPDKNYKDIDVTEMVKKKLEEPSTSHGFMIRLKNENYYRRINFASSDNENASRRPKLVIVYKCPAPEPNFSYSGDGLKVSFTNETKDADSFQWDFGDGNTSGSENPQHTYASHGEYTVKLTVRNDCGEKEISKNIRVSCTFPAPNFTVSIDALTVHFKNQSKNADSYHWAFGDGNSSTSENPSHTYSDASGYTVVLTAKNECGEALKSKVINLSCPSPDADFDYSTNGLKVTFNNRSERSKSFSWDFGDGNSSDDSSPTYTYSSPGTYTVELTAENDCGKDTHTRKIEIEAVGISETQINMAGFSIIPNPASHTAMFEFDADFGKDAHISLFSIDGKEVMHRLINQQRNVQVNLNGLPAGTYICVIMDGEEIKGKEKLVVK